One genomic segment of Halorhodospira halophila includes these proteins:
- a CDS encoding transglycosylase SLT domain-containing protein: MALTAPTAPAGEPPRLYQEVAEAAEVPAELLYALAAAESGAALSSGRYEPWPWTLNVGGEPERYPSREAAQAALRQHRADGRSNIDVGLMQVNWHWHGERFASLSQALEPQANLQVGAAILRGRYEERGDWLEAAGAYHAPSDPQAAAAHREAVAEHLPPPVKAGE; the protein is encoded by the coding sequence ATGGCCCTCACCGCGCCGACGGCGCCGGCCGGCGAGCCGCCAAGGCTTTACCAGGAGGTGGCCGAGGCCGCCGAGGTGCCAGCGGAGCTGCTCTATGCCTTGGCTGCCGCGGAATCCGGCGCGGCGCTGAGCTCGGGGCGCTACGAGCCGTGGCCGTGGACGCTCAACGTCGGCGGCGAGCCGGAGCGCTACCCCAGCCGGGAGGCCGCGCAGGCGGCGCTGCGACAGCACCGGGCCGATGGCCGGAGCAACATCGATGTGGGACTGATGCAGGTCAACTGGCACTGGCATGGCGAGCGCTTCGCATCGCTGAGCCAGGCACTCGAGCCGCAGGCGAATCTGCAGGTGGGCGCGGCGATTCTGCGGGGGCGCTACGAGGAGCGTGGTGATTGGCTCGAGGCGGCCGGTGCTTACCACGCGCCGTCGGACCCGCAGGCTGCCGCGGCGCATCGCGAGGCGGTCGCCGAGCACCTGCCACCCCCCGTTAAAGCAGGGGAATAG
- a CDS encoding PFL_4695 family integrating conjugative element protein codes for MSKDYPAWRRWAGGWLLVLTLGLACAGSAAAFELEVDAGGGKSIDPYIERFEDSFEALRCEPEPRSMPDPPEPEVTEAAQSLLPVETEGMEFGRLKEGVERKHRERMAELPRPLCLIGRGEGSLRWLAQHREDLRAAGAVCVLVEAKDRADLEHVRDLADGIWVQVGPGDGFAEHFGVDRYPVILTPEGPKQ; via the coding sequence GTGAGCAAAGATTATCCAGCTTGGCGCCGGTGGGCGGGGGGCTGGTTGCTGGTGCTCACCCTGGGCCTCGCTTGTGCCGGCTCAGCGGCGGCCTTTGAGCTTGAAGTGGACGCCGGCGGCGGTAAGTCGATTGATCCCTACATCGAGCGCTTCGAGGACTCGTTCGAGGCGCTGCGCTGCGAGCCGGAGCCCCGGTCCATGCCGGATCCTCCCGAGCCGGAGGTGACCGAAGCGGCGCAGAGCCTGTTGCCTGTCGAGACCGAGGGCATGGAGTTTGGGCGCCTAAAGGAGGGGGTCGAGCGCAAGCATCGCGAGCGCATGGCCGAGCTCCCGCGCCCCTTGTGCCTGATCGGTCGCGGTGAGGGCTCATTGAGGTGGCTGGCGCAGCATCGCGAGGATCTGCGGGCTGCGGGCGCGGTTTGCGTTCTGGTCGAGGCCAAGGACCGGGCAGACCTGGAGCATGTTCGCGACCTCGCCGACGGCATCTGGGTCCAGGTCGGCCCCGGTGACGGCTTCGCCGAGCACTTCGGTGTGGATCGTTACCCCGTGATCCTGACCCCGGAGGGGCCGAAGCAATGA
- a CDS encoding TIGR03759 family integrating conjugative element protein — protein sequence MNARAWMMRAALGAGLLGMLPAVASASDSAPSQARDHEDRSSAPGEHLDRSQWSELEDEEWERYESLMKGPRGLWSPDLDPVWVLGIHARSGEERRRMAEIAVERERERVSQELAFQYAYDDAWDRLYPDETPFASDETDADEASRQDPSQREASEREAAQQEASIEDVGPGDRVALVTRAEDCSTCEEVLERLIGALSEGAGWQADVFVLDAESDHEVREWATEHQVPPQLVETQRLTLNRDEGELAELEVPALYRRDGAQWEPLAW from the coding sequence ATGAACGCACGAGCCTGGATGATGCGTGCCGCGCTGGGCGCGGGCCTGCTGGGGATGCTGCCCGCTGTCGCGTCGGCGAGCGACAGCGCGCCGAGTCAGGCGCGGGATCACGAGGACCGATCCTCGGCGCCCGGGGAGCACCTCGATCGCAGCCAGTGGAGCGAGCTCGAAGACGAGGAGTGGGAGCGCTACGAGTCGCTGATGAAAGGCCCGCGTGGGCTCTGGAGCCCAGACCTGGACCCGGTCTGGGTGCTGGGCATCCATGCGCGCTCAGGCGAGGAGCGACGCCGGATGGCGGAGATCGCGGTCGAGCGCGAGCGCGAGCGGGTCAGCCAGGAGCTCGCCTTCCAGTACGCCTATGACGACGCCTGGGATCGGCTCTACCCGGATGAGACCCCCTTCGCCAGCGATGAGACCGATGCCGATGAGGCCAGTCGTCAAGATCCGTCGCAACGGGAGGCGAGCGAACGGGAAGCCGCTCAGCAGGAGGCCTCGATCGAAGACGTCGGTCCCGGCGATCGGGTCGCCCTGGTGACCAGAGCGGAGGATTGCTCGACCTGTGAGGAGGTCCTGGAGCGTCTGATTGGCGCCCTCAGTGAGGGGGCGGGCTGGCAGGCCGATGTCTTTGTGCTGGATGCCGAATCGGATCACGAGGTGCGCGAATGGGCGACCGAGCACCAGGTACCGCCGCAGCTGGTCGAAACGCAGCGGCTGACGCTCAACCGGGACGAGGGCGAGCTCGCCGAGCTCGAGGTACCCGCGCTCTATCGCCGGGACGGCGCTCAGTGGGAGCCGCTTGCCTGGTGA